Within Aspergillus oryzae RIB40 DNA, chromosome 2, the genomic segment GCCAAGGCGACCTTCGACAGCGTAGTTGCGCAAAAGTTTGAATACATGAATGATGCTATCTTCTACACCGGCAAGGAGGTTGAAGGTGTAAGTGCTTGCTGACCCTTAGTTGAATCATAGGTGCTAATAGGAGGCAGATTTGTGGCGTCAAAGGTGCTGTTGCATGCGCTTCATACACGGCTGGTACCGTATGGCCATATAAATTTATCATGCACCTTACTGAGTCTCTCCTTGCGACGGGCAAGGTAAACCTTCAGGCATATACCCCGGCGACCTCAATTGCACCTGATTCAAATGGCGGGTATGTGATTGAGACTCCACGGGGAAAGATGCACGCGGACAACGTCATCCATGCGAATAATGCCTACGTCGCAGGCCTCCTCCCAGAGTATGAGAAAAACATTATTCCCTGCAAGGGTATTTGCTGTCGAATTACGGTGCCAGAGGGAACAACAGCACCCCTTCTTAACAACTCCTACATCAACCGAACAGAAGACAACACTCTATCATACTTGATCCCGCGAGCCGACGGCAGTATCATTGTCGGTGGCGCCGCCGCGAAGTTCCGGCCATTCCGGGAGCAATGGTACAACAACGTGAACGATAGTGTTCTCATCGATTCGGCAAAGGACTATTATACAGACTATATGCAACGGACGTATCGTGGGTGGGAGAACTCCGGGGCTAAAGTGGACAAGATTTGGACTGGAGTTATGGGCTACTCCTATGACTCGAATCCTCACGTTGGTGAAGTGCCTGCCAAGGATGGCCAGTTTATTATCGCTGGGTTTAATGGCCATGGTATGCCGGTCATCTGGTTGGCGGCTAAGGAGCTGGCAAAGATGGTTGCGCAGGGAACATCGTTCGAGGAGACGACTATGCCGAGGTTATTCAAGACGACACAACTCCGTATTGACCGGGCAAAGAATGGGAGCGAAGAGGATGGTGATATTTTAGGAACTGGTAATTTCCCGGCGACGAAACAGTAGTGCCTTTGTCATGGATATAAGAATGAATGCCTTGTA encodes:
- a CDS encoding NAD(P)/FAD-dependent oxidoreductase (predicted protein), which gives rise to MHLTESLLATGKVNLQAYTPATSIAPDSNGGYVIETPRGKMHADNVIHANNAYVAGLLPEYEKNIIPCKGICCRITVPEGTTAPLLNNSYINRTEDNTLSYLIPRADGSIIVGGAAAKFRPFREQWYNNVNDSVLIDSAKDYYTDYMQRTYRGWENSGAKVDKIWTGVMGYSYDSNPHVGEVPAKDGQFIIAGFNGHGMPVIWLAAKELAKMVAQGTSFEETTMPRLFKTTQLRIDRAKNGSEEDGDILGTGNFPATKQ